The Glycine soja cultivar W05 chromosome 6, ASM419377v2, whole genome shotgun sequence genome has a window encoding:
- the LOC114415833 gene encoding uncharacterized protein LOC114415833, whose translation MRDSCSKLFFFSSSSSTCCPSHFVALFFVTSLLVVSCRSLLALNFSSSPSRGEPTSSLDTENKSASILHDDDEGEATPSPTAFDSDHHHGPHQEIFNEGDEKLDTKFKHNGYLRDHKYTKLGSIEARLAKARYSIREASKIPNFTPTLQDPDYVPQGSIYRNANAFHRYIKVYFLVQHKFLHQTNAC comes from the exons ATGAGAGATTCTTGTagcaaattattctttttttcttcttcttcctccacttGTTGCCCTTCTCACTTTGTGGCTCTTTTCTTCGTAACTTCACTACTTGTTGTTTCTTGTCGGAGTCTTCTTGCTCTAAATTTCTCTTCTTCACCTTCGAGGGGAGAACCAACTTCTTCTTTGgatacagaaaacaaaagtgctTCAATAttacatgatgatgatgagggaGAGGCTACTCCATCTCCAACTGCATTTGACTCAGATCATCATCATGGTCCTCATCAAGAAATATTCAATGAG GGTGATGAAAAGCTTGACACCAAGTTTAAGCATAATGGGTACCTTAGAGATCACAAGTACACCAAGTTAGGAAGTATTGAAGCAAGATTGGCTAAAGCAAGGTATTCCATCAGAGAAGCTAGCAAAATTCCAAATTTTACACCGACTCTCCAAGATCCAGACTATGTTCCTCAAGGTTCAATTTACAGAAACGCCAATGCATTTCATAGGTacataaaagtatattttttggtCCAGCACAAGTTTCTGCATCAAACTAATGCATGCTAA
- the LOC114415906 gene encoding probable glycosyltransferase At5g03795, protein MEKVFKIFVYEEGEPPLFHNGLSKDIYATEGRFIHEMEKGRYYRTYDPDEAFVYYLPFSVVMLVEYVYDRGSNYNLDPLGLVVKDYIQIIAHKHPFWNRSLGHDHVMLSCHDWGPLVSSYVDHLYNNAIRVLCNANTSEGFKPAKDVSFPEIKLIKGEVKGLGGYPPSQRTILAFFAGHLHGYIRYLLLSTWKNKDQDMQIYEELPEGISYYTKLRSSKFCLCPSGYEVASPRVVEAIFAECVPVLISDSYVPPFSDVLNWNSFSVQVNVKDIPNIKRILMEISEKQYLRMHKRVKQVQRHFVPNEPPKRYDMFHMTVHSIWLRRLNINIQDQ, encoded by the exons ATGGAAAAGGTGTTCAAGATTTTTGTGTATGAAGAAGGGGAGCCACCGTTGTTCCACAATGGTCTAAGCAAAGACATATATGCCACTGAGGGAAGATTCATACATGAAATGGAAAAGGGGAGGTACTATCGTACTTATGATCCAGATGAAGCTTTTGTGTATTATCTGCCCTTTAGTGTGGTTATGTTGGTCGAATATGTGTATGATCGTGGCTCCAATTATAACCTAGACCCCCTTGGCCTTGTTGTAAAAGACTACATACAGATTATAGCCCATAAACATCCCTTCTGGAATCGATCCCTTGGCCATGATCATGTCATGCTCTCTTGCCACGATTGG GGTCCGCTTGTATCTAGTTACGTGGATCACTTGTACAACAATGCCATAAGGGTTCTATGCAACGCAAATACATCTGAAGGATTCAAGCCTGCAAAGGATGTCTCATTTCCTGAGATTAAACTTATTAAGGGGGAAGTCAAAGGTCTTGGAGGGTATCCCCCATCTCAAAGGACCATCCTTGCTTTCTTTGCAGGCCACCTGCATGGCTATATAAGATACCTACTCCTAAGTACATGGAAAAACAAAGACCAAGATATGCAAATATATGAGGAACTTCCTGAGGGAATCTCTTACTACACAAAGCTTAGAAGCAGCAAGTTTTGTCTGTGTCCAAGTGGTTATGAAGTAGCTAGTCCCAGAGTAGTGGAAGCAATATTTGCAGAATGTGTGCCAGTTCTGATTTCTGATAGCTATGTTCCACCCTTTAGTGATGTTTTGAATTGGAATTCATTTTCAGTTCAAGTGAATGTGAAGGACATTCCAAATATCAAAAGGATACTCATGGAAATTTCAGAAAAGCAGTACTTGAGGATGCACAAGAGGGTGAAACAAGTGCAACGGCATTTTGTGCCTAATGAGCCCCCAAAGAGGTATGATATGTTCCATATGACTGTCCATTCCATTTGGCTCAGGCGGTTGAATATAAATATTCAAGATCAGTAA
- the LOC114415905 gene encoding serine/threonine-protein kinase SRK2A-like yields MDKYETVKDLGAGNFGVARLMRNKVTKELVAMKYIERGPKIDENVAREIMNHRSLRHPNIIRYKEVVLTPTHLAIVMEYAAGGELFERICSAGRFSEDEARYFFQQLISGVHFCHTMQICHRDLKLENTLLDGSPAPRLKICDFGYSKSSLLHSRPKSTVGTPAYIAPEVLSRREYDGKLADVWSCAVTLYVMLVGAYPFEDQDDPRNFRKTIQRIMAVQYKIPDYVHISQDCRHLLSRIFVANPLRRITIKEIKNHPWFLRNLPRELTESAQAIYYQRDSPNFHLQSVDEIMKIVGEARNPPPVSRAVKGFGWEGEEDLDEEVEEEEDEEDEYDKRVKEVHASGEFQIS; encoded by the exons ATGGATAAGTACGAGACCGTTAAGGATTTGGGAGCTGGCAATTTTGGGGTAGCTAGGCTTATGAGGAACAAGGTCACCAAGGAGCTTGTAGCCATGAAATACATCGAGCGTGGTCCCAAG ATTGATGAGAACGTGGCAAGAGAGATTATGAACCACAGGTCCCTTCGGCATCCCAATATAATTCGTTACAAGGAG GTGGTTTTGACTCCCACACATTTAGCAATAGTGATGGAGTATGCAGCAGGGGGAgagctctttgagaggatatgCAGTGCTGGCAGGTTCAGTGAAGATGAG GCTAGATATTTCTTTCAGCAGCTGATCTCCGGTGTCCATTTCTGTCATACCATG CAAATATGCCACAGAGATTTGAAGCTAGAAAATACCCTTCTAGATGGAAGTCCTGCTCCTCGGTTGAAAATTTGTGACTTCGGTTATTCCAAG TCATCTTTGCTGCATTCGCGACCGAAATCAACTGTTGGAACACCAGCTTATATAGCACCGGAAGTTCTTTCTAGGCGAGAGTATGATGGAAAG ttGGCTGATGTATGGTCATGTGCGGTGACTCTTTATGTCATGCTGGTTGGAGCATATCCCTTTGAGGACCAggatgatcctaggaattttaGGAAAACAATTCAG CGTATAATGGCTGTTCAATACAAAATCCCTGATTATGTTCACATATCTCAAGATTGTAGACACCTCCTCTCTCGTATATTTGTTGCAAATCCGTTGAGG AGAATTACTATTAAGGAAATTAAGAATCACCCATGGTTTTTGAGGAATCTTCCAAGGGAGCTAACTGAATCAGCTCAAGCTATCTATTACCAGAGAGACAGCCCAAACTTTCACCTTCAAAGTGTGGACGAGATAATGAAAATTGTGGGAGAGGCAAGAAATCCACCTCCAGTATCTAGAGCTGTCAAAGGTTTTGGCTGGGAAGGTGAAGAAGATTTGGATGAAGAAGTGGAggaagaagaggatgaagaagatgagtatgataAGAGGGTCAAAGAGGTTCATGCAAGTGGCGAATTTCAAATTAGTTAA
- the LOC114415908 gene encoding patellin-3-like, whose amino-acid sequence MAEEVPKTSTTPEEVVVSDVAPADEKPDTTTDVVVPVEKDAQQEQETSPEKEKENVPETAETESEVVSKPSGDDNVPESGSFKEESTIVSDLPETEKKALQELKQLIQEALNNHELSEVPTTNPPKDEKPEHKEEQKPVEEEKKEHAADVAEETEKEAAEVTVTETEVVEEKVAVSASADEDGAKTVEAIEESVVSVTVTVSEEPKVEAVSLSASPEEVCIWGVPLLADDRSDVILLKFLRARDFKVKEALAMIKSTIRWRKEFKMEELLEEDLGGDGLEKAVYMHGFDKEGHPVCYNIYGEFQNKELYKKSFSDEEKRYRFLRWRIQFLEKSIRKLDFNPGGICTIVQVNDLRNSPGPSKWELRQATKQALQLLQDNYPEFVAKQVFINVPWWYLAVNRMISPFLTQRTKSKFVFAGPSKSAETLLRYIAAEQLPVKYGGLSKDGEFGISDAVTEITVRSAAKHTVEFPVTENSLLSWELRVIGWDVSYGAEFVPTSEGSYTVIIQKARKVASSEEPVLCNNYKIGEPGKVVLTIDNQSSKKKKLLYRLKVKPSSD is encoded by the exons ATGGCCGAGGAAGTTCCAAAGACCAGCACAACTCCAGAGGAGGTGGTGGTCTCTGACGTGGCACCTGCTGACGAGAAACCAGACACCACCACCGACGTTGTTGTTCCCGTAGAGAAAGACGcacaacaagaacaagaaacctcgccagagaaggagaaagagaacGTTCCCGAAACAGCTGAAACCGAGTCCGAGGTTGTTTCAAAACCAAGCGGTGACGACAACGTTCCTGAATCCGGTTCTTTCAAGGAGGAAAGCACCATTGTTTCCGACCTACCTGAAACCGAGAAAAAGGCTCTGCAAGAACTCAAACAACTCATTCAAGAAGCGCTCAACAACCACGAGTTATCCGAGGTACCTACAACTAACCCTCCCAAAGATGAAAAACCCGAACACAAGGAAGAACAGAAACCCGTggaggaagaaaagaaggaacaTGCTGCTGACGTGGCAGAAGAGACAGAAAAAGAAGCTGCAGAAGTTACGGTAACCGAAACTGAGGTTGTTGAAGAGAAAGTGGCGGTTTCTGCTTCTGCTGACGAGGATGGAGCGAAAACCGTTGAAGCCATCGAAGAAAGCGTTGTGTCTGTGACAGTGACTGTCTCCGAGGAACCAAAGGTGGAAGCTGTTTCACTTTCTGCTTCTCCCGAAGAGGTTTGCATTTGGGGTGTGCCGCTTCTCGCTGATGACAGAAGCGACGTGATTCTGTTGAAGTTTCTTCGTGCTCGGGACTTCAAGGTGAAGGAGGCATTGGCGATGATAAAGAGCACGATTCGGTGGAGGAAGGAGTTCAAGATGGAGGAGCTGTTGGAGGAGGATTTGGGTGGTGATGGTTTGGAGAAGGCGGTGTACATGCATGGGTTCGACAAGGAGGGTCACCCTGTGTGTTACAACATCTATGGTGAGTTTCAGAACAAGGAGTTGTACAAGAAGAGTTTCTCTGATGAGGAGAAGAGGTATAGGTTTCTCAGGTGGAGGATTCAGTTCCTGGAGAAGAGTATCAGGAAGCTGGATTTTAACCCTGGTGGGATATGCACCATTGTTCAGGTTAATGACCTCAGGAATTCTCCTGGCCCTTCTAAGTGGGAGCTTAGACAGGCTACCAAACAGGCCCTGCAGCTGCTTCAGGATAACTATCCTGAGTTTGTAGCCAAACAG GTGTTTATCAATGTGCCATGGTGGTACTTGGCAGTGAACAGGATGATAAGTCCCTTTCTTACTCAGAGAACCAAAAGCAAGTTTGTCTTTGCTGGACCTTCCAAATCAGCTGAGACCCTTTTGAG GTACATTGCTGCAGAGCAACTTCCGGTCAAGTATGGTGGACTAAGCAAAGATGGAGAGTTCGGAATTTCGGATGCTGTTACAGAAATTACAGTGAGGTCAGCAGCAAAACATACCGTGGAGTTTCCAGTTACTGAG AACTCGCTACTCTCTTGGGAGCTCAGAGTAATAGGGTGGGACGTGAGCTACGGTGCAGAGTTTGTGCCAACTTCAGAGGGAAGCTATACTGTGATCATCCAGAAGGCCAGAAAGGTTGCTTCATCAGAAGAACCGGTGCTTTGCAACAACTACAAAATTGGTGAACCTGGGAAAGTGGTTCTCACCATTGACAATCAAAGCTCTAAGAAGAAGAAGCTCTTGTACCGCTTGAAGGTCAAGCCTTCTTCTGACTGA
- the LOC114415913 gene encoding defensin-like protein isoform X2: MEMRKSCGFFLLLLLLVFASQVVVQTEGRVCESQSHGFHGLCNRDHNCALVCRNEGFSGGRCKGFRRRCFCTRIC; this comes from the exons ATGGAGATGAGGAAATCATGTGGCTTCTTCTTGTTGCTCCTCCTCCTTGTCTTTGCTTCCC AGGTGGTGGTGCAGACGGAGGGAAGAGTGTGTGAGTCACAAAGCCACGGGTTCCATGGTTTGTGTAATAGAGACCACAACTGTGCTTTGGTCTGCAGGAACGAAGGTTTCTCCGGTGGCAGGTGCAAAGGCTTCCGCCGCCGCTGCTTTTGCACCAGGATTTGTTGA
- the LOC114415913 gene encoding defensin-like protein isoform X1, with amino-acid sequence MEMRKSCGFFLLLLLLVFASPEVVVQTEGRVCESQSHGFHGLCNRDHNCALVCRNEGFSGGRCKGFRRRCFCTRIC; translated from the exons ATGGAGATGAGGAAATCATGTGGCTTCTTCTTGTTGCTCCTCCTCCTTGTCTTTGCTTCCC CAGAGGTGGTGGTGCAGACGGAGGGAAGAGTGTGTGAGTCACAAAGCCACGGGTTCCATGGTTTGTGTAATAGAGACCACAACTGTGCTTTGGTCTGCAGGAACGAAGGTTTCTCCGGTGGCAGGTGCAAAGGCTTCCGCCGCCGCTGCTTTTGCACCAGGATTTGTTGA
- the LOC114415918 gene encoding defensin Ec-AMP-D2-like — MDKARFGFFFMLLILLSSQMVVQTEGRHCESKSHRFKGMCLSKHNCASVCHLEGFTGGKCRGFRRRCFCTRHC, encoded by the exons ATGGACAAGGCACGATTTGGGTTTTTCTTCATGTTGCTCATTCTCCTTTCTTCTC AGATGGTGGTACAAACAGAGGGAAGGCACTGTGAGTCAAAGAGCCATCGGTTTAAAGGGATGTGCCTCAGTAAGCACAACTGCGCTTCGGTTTGCCATCTTGAAGGCTTCACGGGTGGCAAGTGTCGTGGATTTCGTAGACGCTGTTTCTGCACCAGGCACTGTTAG
- the LOC114415924 gene encoding myb-related protein 308-like has product MGRSPCCEKEHTNKGAWTKEEDERLINYIKLHGEGCWRSLPKAAGLLRCGKSCRLRWINYLRPDLKRGNFTEEEDELIINLHSLLGNKWSLIAARLPGRTDNEIKNYWNTHIKRKLYSRGIDPQTHRPLNAASATPATTVTATAVPSSNSKKKIKNNNNNNNGFQLVNNSAYANTKIGTDMIAAEDSNSSSGVTTEESFPHHQLNLDLSIGLPSQPQVSSSLNPEKLKPEPQEHDDQKPQVLYQLYGKNITGQQGVCLCYNLGLQSNQACYCKTMGTSTTTVTTTTATDRNLYRFYRPMNI; this is encoded by the exons atgggaaGATCCCCTTGTTGCGAGAAAGAACACACCAACAAAGGAGCTTGGACCAAAGAAGAAGACGAACGCCTCATCAACTACATCAAGCTCCATGGTGAAGGCTGTTGGAGATCCCTCCCCAAAGCTGCTG GCTTGCTCAGATGTGGCAAGAGTTGCAGACTCAGATGGATAAATTACCTCAGACCTGATCTCAAGAGAGGCAACTTCACTGAAGAGGAAGATGAACTCATCATAAACCTCCATAGCTTACTTGGAAACAA ATGGTCTTTGATAGCTGCAAGGTTACCTGGAAGAACCGATAAcgaaataaaaaactattggaacactcacatcaagagaaaactCTACAGCCGCGGAATCGACCCTCAAACTCATCGTCCACTCAACGCTGCCTCCGCCACTCCGGCAACCACCGTCACAGCCACCGCAGTTCCATCTTCTAACAGCAAGAAGAAGATAaagaacaataacaacaacaacaacggttTTCAGTTGGTGAATAATAGTGCTTATGCCAACACAAAGATTGGGACCGACATGATTGCTGCTGAAGATTCTAACAGCAGCAGTGGCGTTACAACAGAAGAATCCTTCCCTCATCATCAACTCAACTTGGACCTTTCCATAGGTCTTCCTTCTCAACCCCAAGTTTCTTCTTCGTTGAACCCAGAAAAGTTGAAACCAGAACCGCAAGAGCATGATGATCAGAAGCCACAGGTTTTGTACCAGTTGTATGGGAAGAACATCACTGGCCAACAAGGTGTGTGCCTATGTTACAATCTAGGGCTTCAAAGTAACCAAGCTTGTTATTGCAAAACCATGGGTACTTCTACTACTACGGTTACTACCACAACTGCGACCGATAGGAATCTATATAGATTTTACAGACCCATGAACATTTAG